The genome window GACGAGCCGAATTTTACACCGCGTATCTCGGGTATTTACGCCGATGCGGAATACAAACTCTCGATTTTAAAGAGCGCGCCGCAAAACCCCACCGCCGTTTATCGCCAATTTTTCGAATATACCCCCATCCCGGGCGTCGGTCATTTGATTCACACCTACGATTGCGACGGAAATCCCCTGCCCTCATTTACCGGCGAATCGACCGAGATTGCGGTCGAGGGTGATATCGACGCTTTCACCGAAACGCTCTGGAACACGTTGAATGAAGCCAATAAAATTTCGCTGTTTGTGCGGTTTGAAAATCCGCTGAGCGGCGATACGGAGACCCGTGTGGTCAACAAAAACGGAGGAAAATAAAATGGCAAAAGAACTGCTTTTAAAATACGGCTGCAACCCCAATCAGGTGCCCGCGAAAATCTTTATGGAAGACGGCGAACTGCCGCTTGAAGTGCTGAACGGCAGACCCGGCTATATCAACTTTCTCGACGCGCTGAACGGCTGGCAGCTGGTCAGCGAACTCAAAGCCGCCACGGGACTACCCGCCGCGACCTCGTTCAAGCACGTCAGCCCCGCGGGCGCGG of Oscillospiraceae bacterium contains these proteins:
- a CDS encoding IMP cyclohydrolase, whose amino-acid sequence is MKTIEQALSKNTYPGRGILLGMNKDGEKVMAYFIMGRSENSRNRVFVETEGGGLKTEAFDPSKVTDPSLIIYHPVRRFNGMTIVTNGDQTDTIFAALRLGGSFESALRTRRFEPDEPNFTPRISGIYADAEYKLSILKSAPQNPTAVYRQFFEYTPIPGVGHLIHTYDCDGNPLPSFTGESTEIAVEGDIDAFTETLWNTLNEANKISLFVRFENPLSGDTETRVVNKNGGK